A window from Solidesulfovibrio sp. encodes these proteins:
- a CDS encoding ABC transporter permease — protein MTPRLGMLPRAGFALLAALGVTLLILVAAGAPPLSTLAVMLDGGLGSQAALLRTLAAFTPLLLCGAALCVTFAANLWNIGVEGQITLGAICCQGYLRAADPGGGLPAALDLALGLGFGALGGLAWALLSGVLRTHGRVHEIFSGLGLNFVAMGASLWLILGPWKRPGMASMSGTETLPAELWLPTLGGRPMSTVGPILAVAAFAAVAWLLRRTFFGLTLSAVRQNPLAATRLGLRPKARILAAMAICGALAGLAGAVLVAGLYHRLIPSISGNYGYTAILAVLLASGSLAALPLACLFFAVLTVGSIQLPLSLTLDSSLAGVIQGVLVLTLFAARRVWPGHGGGAK, from the coding sequence ATGACGCCCCGCCTCGGCATGCTCCCCCGGGCCGGCTTCGCCTTGCTGGCCGCCCTTGGCGTCACGCTGCTCATCCTCGTCGCCGCCGGCGCGCCGCCGCTTTCCACGCTGGCGGTCATGCTGGACGGCGGCCTCGGGTCCCAGGCGGCCCTGCTGCGCACCCTGGCCGCCTTCACGCCGCTGCTGTTGTGCGGCGCGGCCCTGTGCGTCACCTTCGCCGCCAACCTCTGGAACATCGGCGTGGAGGGCCAGATCACGCTGGGGGCCATCTGCTGCCAGGGGTATCTGCGCGCCGCCGACCCCGGCGGCGGGCTGCCGGCCGCCCTGGACCTGGCCCTGGGCCTCGGGTTCGGCGCCCTGGGCGGCCTGGCCTGGGCGCTGCTGTCCGGCGTGCTGCGCACCCACGGCCGGGTCCACGAGATCTTTTCCGGCCTGGGGCTCAATTTCGTGGCCATGGGCGCCTCGCTGTGGCTCATCCTCGGCCCCTGGAAGCGGCCGGGCATGGCGTCCATGAGCGGCACCGAGACCCTGCCGGCCGAGCTGTGGCTGCCGACGCTTGGCGGGCGGCCCATGAGCACCGTCGGGCCGATCCTGGCCGTGGCCGCCTTCGCCGCCGTGGCCTGGCTGCTTAGGCGCACCTTTTTCGGCCTGACCCTTTCGGCCGTACGCCAAAACCCCCTGGCCGCAACGCGCCTGGGACTGCGGCCGAAAGCCCGCATCCTGGCGGCCATGGCCATCTGCGGCGCCCTGGCCGGCCTGGCCGGGGCCGTGCTCGTGGCCGGGCTCTACCACCGCCTCATTCCCTCCATTTCCGGCAACTACGGCTACACCGCCATCCTGGCCGTGCTGCTGGCCTCGGGGAGCCTCGCCGCCTTGCCCCTGGCTTGCCTGTTTTTCGCCGTGCTGACGGTCGGCTCCATCCAGCTGCCCCTGTCTTTGACCCTGGACTCCTCCCTGGCCGGCGTCATCCAGGGCGTGCTGGTGCTGACGCTGTTCGCCGCCCGGCGGGTGTGGCCCGGACACGGCGGAGGGGCAAAATGA
- a CDS encoding glycosyltransferase family protein, which produces MARILYGVHGTQHGHAIRALILARHLRAKGHEFLFVSSEEGAGLLSREFPVERFENPGTRYRNQKLDTPATLRLAGRTLARRGAELARLAGLIAAFKPDRAISDYEYFVPIAAKKAGIPCLSIDHQHVISCCDHDVPWRLLPDYWGIRASIRFLFSAATDYLAISFYQPPPKPGARARLAPAILRQSVLERRPTDGSHILVYQSCGICDAFAPFLRRMDREFRVYGYKKDQVDGNLTFRDYSEDGFLDDLASCAYVICGGSHNLMSEALFYGKPVLSFPVAGAFEQQLNALYLERLGYGRMASMGRLTPELLPDFEKGLPARRDRIAGGRFCGNETVFSLVEDFLRHGLLPGRS; this is translated from the coding sequence ATGGCCCGCATTCTCTACGGCGTGCACGGCACCCAGCACGGCCACGCCATCCGCGCCCTCATCCTGGCCCGCCACCTGCGGGCGAAGGGCCACGAATTCCTGTTCGTCTCCAGCGAGGAGGGGGCGGGGCTGCTGTCCCGGGAATTCCCGGTGGAACGGTTCGAAAACCCCGGTACCCGCTACAGGAACCAGAAGCTCGACACCCCGGCCACCCTGCGCCTGGCCGGCCGCACCCTGGCCCGGCGCGGCGCGGAACTGGCCCGCCTGGCCGGGCTCATCGCCGCCTTCAAGCCCGACCGGGCCATCTCCGACTACGAATACTTCGTGCCCATCGCCGCGAAAAAAGCCGGCATCCCCTGCCTGTCCATCGACCACCAGCACGTCATCTCCTGCTGCGACCACGACGTGCCCTGGCGGCTTCTGCCCGACTACTGGGGCATCCGGGCCTCCATCCGCTTCCTTTTTTCCGCCGCCACCGACTACCTGGCCATCTCCTTCTACCAGCCGCCCCCCAAGCCCGGCGCCCGGGCCCGCCTGGCCCCGGCCATCCTGCGCCAAAGCGTCCTGGAGCGCCGCCCGACCGACGGCAGCCACATCCTGGTCTACCAAAGCTGCGGCATCTGCGACGCCTTCGCCCCCTTCCTTCGCCGCATGGACCGGGAATTTCGCGTCTACGGCTACAAGAAGGACCAGGTCGACGGCAACCTGACCTTCCGCGACTATTCCGAGGACGGCTTTCTCGACGACCTGGCCTCCTGCGCCTACGTCATCTGCGGCGGCAGCCACAACCTCATGAGCGAGGCGCTTTTCTACGGCAAGCCGGTCCTGTCCTTCCCCGTGGCCGGAGCCTTCGAGCAGCAGTTAAACGCCCTCTACCTGGAGCGCCTGGGCTACGGCCGGATGGCCTCCATGGGCCGGCTGACGCCCGAACTGCTCCCCGATTTCGAAAAAGGCCTCCCCGCCCGGCGCGACCGCATCGCCGGCGGCCGTTTTTGCGGCAACGAAACCGTCTTTTCCCTGGTCGAGGATTTTTTGCGCCACGGCCTGCTGCCGGGACGGTCCTGA
- a CDS encoding ABC transporter permease, protein MTYDYAAALFAAVLFAAAPLILAALGETISERAGVINLSMDGTVLLAAMAAFAVARASGNPWIGLVGGAGAGALVALVLAVFGLLLGASELAVGFVLTLFCRELAYFMGHGVARQPGPDLGSLSVPVMSDIPFVGPAVFGQSPVVLVSLAAVAAVWWLLMRTRPGLVLRAVGESPKAAASRGVTVKKVQFLCCLAGGALAGLAGGMYSLSVKPGWGHPQGCEGAGWIALAIVIFGGWKPVRVAFGALFFAAIQVAGIALQDALPGLSGALFQIAPFPVMIVTLLVVNLRRSTAFREAARRVPLLGHLMPKTAGGAPGAVVGALDRGF, encoded by the coding sequence ATGACCTACGACTACGCCGCCGCGCTGTTTGCCGCCGTGCTGTTCGCCGCCGCGCCGCTGATCCTGGCGGCGCTGGGCGAGACCATTTCCGAGCGGGCCGGGGTCATCAACCTGTCCATGGACGGCACGGTCCTTTTGGCCGCCATGGCCGCCTTTGCCGTGGCCCGGGCCTCGGGCAACCCCTGGATCGGCCTTGTGGGCGGGGCCGGGGCCGGGGCGCTGGTGGCGTTGGTTCTGGCCGTGTTCGGCCTGCTGCTTGGCGCCTCGGAACTGGCCGTGGGGTTCGTGCTCACGCTTTTTTGCCGGGAACTGGCCTATTTCATGGGCCACGGCGTGGCCCGCCAGCCCGGACCGGACCTCGGCAGCCTGTCCGTGCCGGTTATGTCCGACATCCCCTTCGTCGGCCCGGCGGTGTTCGGCCAAAGCCCGGTGGTGCTTGTGAGCCTGGCGGCCGTGGCGGCCGTGTGGTGGCTGCTCATGCGCACCCGGCCGGGGCTGGTGCTGCGGGCCGTGGGCGAGTCGCCCAAGGCGGCGGCCAGCCGGGGCGTGACCGTCAAAAAGGTCCAGTTCCTGTGCTGCCTGGCCGGCGGCGCCCTGGCCGGCCTGGCCGGGGGGATGTATTCGCTGTCCGTCAAACCCGGCTGGGGCCATCCGCAGGGCTGCGAGGGCGCCGGCTGGATCGCCCTGGCCATCGTCATCTTCGGCGGCTGGAAACCGGTGCGCGTGGCCTTTGGGGCGCTGTTCTTCGCCGCCATCCAGGTGGCCGGCATCGCCCTCCAGGACGCCCTGCCCGGGCTTTCCGGGGCGCTGTTCCAGATCGCGCCCTTCCCGGTGATGATTGTGACCCTGCTCGTGGTCAACCTGCGCCGCTCCACGGCCTTTCGCGAGGCCGCCCGGCGCGTGCCGCTTCTGGGCCACCTCATGCCCAAAACGGCCGGCGGCGCGCCCGGCGCCGTGGTCGGGGCCCTGGACCGGGGATTTTAG
- a CDS encoding ATP-binding cassette domain-containing protein — translation MDVALSHIVKRFGALVANDDVSLTLRGGRIHGLLGENGAGKSTLMRVLCGQHAPDGGEILVDGAARARLTPDEAAGLGIGMLPQDPLDFPPLAVWENFALGGGPVLTRAEARARLGAVCERMGFCLRPEAAVADLTVAERQHLELARLFDRDVRLLILDEPTSGISPAQKKTLFAVLRAFVADGQRLVALVTHKLAEARELCDEVFILRHGKLAGTFAAPLDGQAILTAMFGAEAASLAEAAPPPPPRPAAAAAPLLRAEGLVIADDKAVLTDVGLEVFPGEIVGLAGISGGGQEALLRGLAGIAPCVAGSLEVSGKALAGKPATGFLAAGVHYLPAARMEEGLFAGLSLLDHVRLAFPDRRKEARAIFAERCVGRFRLTNTPDARADSLSGGNQQRLLLSLIPDDTTLLLADNPTRGLDAASIAQIWDHFRERAAAGAAVVFFSEDLDELLAHAGRVLVFYNRDMAADLPAASLDPAKVGDLMTGRATAGERAA, via the coding sequence GTGGATGTCGCCCTCTCCCATATCGTCAAGCGCTTCGGGGCGCTTGTGGCCAACGACGACGTGAGCCTGACCCTGCGGGGCGGGCGCATCCACGGGCTGCTCGGGGAAAACGGCGCCGGCAAGTCCACGCTCATGCGCGTGCTGTGCGGCCAGCACGCCCCGGACGGGGGCGAGATCCTCGTGGACGGCGCCGCGCGCGCCCGGCTGACCCCGGACGAGGCGGCGGGCCTGGGCATCGGCATGCTGCCCCAGGACCCGCTGGATTTCCCGCCGCTGGCCGTCTGGGAGAATTTCGCCCTGGGCGGCGGGCCCGTCCTGACCCGGGCCGAGGCCCGCGCCCGGCTCGGGGCGGTCTGCGAGCGCATGGGCTTTTGCCTGCGTCCGGAAGCCGCCGTGGCCGACCTGACCGTGGCCGAGCGCCAGCACCTGGAGCTGGCCCGGCTGTTCGACCGCGACGTGCGCCTGCTCATTCTCGACGAGCCGACCTCGGGCATCTCCCCGGCCCAGAAAAAGACGCTGTTCGCCGTGCTGCGGGCCTTCGTCGCCGACGGGCAACGCCTGGTCGCCCTGGTCACCCACAAGCTCGCCGAGGCCAGGGAACTGTGCGACGAGGTCTTCATCCTGCGCCACGGCAAGCTGGCCGGAACGTTCGCCGCCCCGCTGGACGGCCAGGCCATCCTCACGGCCATGTTCGGGGCCGAGGCCGCCTCCCTGGCCGAGGCCGCGCCGCCCCCGCCGCCCAGGCCGGCCGCCGCGGCCGCGCCGCTCCTGCGCGCCGAGGGCCTGGTCATCGCCGACGACAAGGCCGTGCTGACCGATGTGGGCCTGGAGGTTTTTCCCGGCGAGATCGTGGGCCTGGCCGGCATTTCCGGCGGCGGCCAGGAAGCCCTGCTGCGCGGCCTGGCCGGCATCGCCCCGTGCGTGGCCGGCTCCCTGGAAGTTTCCGGCAAGGCCCTGGCCGGCAAGCCGGCCACCGGTTTCCTCGCCGCCGGCGTCCATTACCTGCCGGCCGCCCGCATGGAGGAAGGGCTTTTCGCCGGGCTCAGCCTCCTCGACCACGTGCGCCTGGCCTTCCCCGACCGGCGCAAGGAGGCGCGGGCCATTTTCGCCGAGCGCTGCGTGGGCCGCTTTCGCCTCACCAACACCCCCGACGCCCGGGCCGATTCCCTGTCCGGCGGCAACCAGCAGCGCTTGCTCCTGTCGCTGATTCCCGACGACACCACACTCCTTTTGGCCGACAATCCCACCCGGGGCCTGGACGCCGCCTCCATCGCCCAGATCTGGGACCATTTCCGGGAGCGAGCCGCGGCCGGCGCGGCCGTGGTCTTTTTCTCCGAGGACCTCGACGAGCTGCTCGCCCACGCCGGCCGGGTGCTGGTCTTCTACAACCGCGACATGGCCGCCGACCTGCCCGCCGCCAGCCTCGATCCGGCCAAGGTGGGCGACCTGATGACCGGCCGGGCCACGGCCGGGGAGCGCGCGGCATGA
- a CDS encoding oligosaccharide flippase family protein, which translates to MPKDASSPTGKAIRPSYGIVSKFAHLAGAQWIHDGLHTFFLIYLARLSTSDYGEFMVAFGLASIILFLGEFGLNQPLVSSLSKKYSHKGDILAQYTLLKSILLIGGWLGVVIFIYWQGYTPGLKNLVMVISAGVGLEAIASSFFVAIRVEGRQDLEGRIRVVSGILGYGYAIALLALGAAPHWIALFKVIENVSNLAGGVWMALRKTDFAGLTLKRKSLARTWATAKHGTTFVLMALAAILYNKANLYFLQSQGGPTKVAQYSVTWELVDGISILVSNLLLRSILYPLFVRLWKNDRREFNRLANNSVRWLIGASIPIMFVLFIESDRLIGLIYGGAYKDAMWMQKWLVGTIICGFVHNLAAYLMMSQGKQRLLLFIYIGGLAVNLALCATLIPADPLLGTCLAMLITKAAVAVTTTTYCQATMRIIDVKSMWRIAAACACGAGLYFATAPLGIREIPEVLALVPFVFLVFQWKKELAAQKAQVGVA; encoded by the coding sequence ATGCCCAAAGACGCATCCTCACCGACCGGAAAAGCCATCCGCCCCTCCTACGGCATCGTTTCCAAATTCGCCCACCTGGCCGGCGCCCAGTGGATTCACGACGGCCTGCACACCTTTTTCCTCATCTACCTGGCCAGGCTGTCCACCAGCGACTACGGCGAATTCATGGTCGCCTTCGGGCTGGCCTCCATCATCCTGTTCCTGGGCGAATTCGGCCTCAACCAGCCCCTCGTCTCCTCGCTGAGCAAGAAATACAGCCACAAGGGCGACATCCTGGCCCAGTATACGCTGCTCAAGAGCATTCTCCTGATCGGCGGCTGGCTCGGCGTCGTGATCTTCATCTACTGGCAGGGCTACACGCCGGGGCTCAAAAACCTGGTCATGGTCATCTCGGCCGGCGTGGGCCTGGAAGCCATCGCCAGCTCCTTTTTCGTGGCCATCCGGGTGGAGGGGAGGCAGGACCTGGAAGGCCGCATCCGGGTGGTTTCCGGCATCCTCGGCTACGGCTACGCCATCGCGCTGCTGGCCCTGGGCGCCGCGCCCCACTGGATCGCCCTGTTCAAGGTCATCGAAAACGTCTCCAACCTGGCCGGCGGCGTCTGGATGGCGCTTCGAAAGACCGACTTCGCCGGGCTGACCCTCAAACGCAAGTCCCTGGCCCGCACCTGGGCCACGGCCAAGCACGGCACCACCTTCGTGCTCATGGCCCTGGCCGCCATCCTCTACAACAAGGCCAACCTCTATTTCCTGCAAAGCCAGGGCGGCCCGACCAAGGTGGCCCAGTACAGCGTCACCTGGGAGTTGGTGGACGGCATTTCCATCCTGGTCTCCAATCTGCTCCTGCGCAGCATCCTCTATCCGCTGTTCGTACGCCTGTGGAAAAACGACCGCCGCGAATTCAACCGGCTGGCCAACAATTCCGTGCGCTGGCTCATCGGGGCCTCCATCCCCATCATGTTCGTGCTGTTCATCGAGTCCGACCGCCTCATCGGGCTCATCTACGGCGGGGCCTACAAGGACGCCATGTGGATGCAGAAGTGGCTGGTGGGCACCATCATCTGCGGCTTCGTCCACAACCTGGCCGCCTACCTCATGATGAGCCAGGGCAAGCAGCGGCTGCTCCTTTTCATCTACATCGGCGGCCTGGCCGTGAACCTGGCGCTTTGCGCCACGCTCATCCCGGCCGATCCCCTGCTCGGCACCTGCCTGGCCATGCTCATCACCAAGGCGGCCGTGGCCGTGACCACCACGACCTACTGCCAGGCCACCATGCGCATCATCGATGTCAAATCCATGTGGCGCATCGCCGCGGCCTGCGCCTGCGGGGCGGGGCTCTATTTCGCCACCGCGCCGCTGGGCATCCGGGAGATTCCCGAGGTGCTGGCCCTGGTGCCCTTCGTCTTCCTGGTCTTCCAGTGGAAAAAGGAGCTGGCCGCCCAGAAGGCCCAGGTCGGCGTCGCCTGA
- a CDS encoding acyltransferase codes for MTSCFKARLERIAERLDNIEDPEVLQDVLATLDAPRLSLDLLCHLRLYAETLPRAEDCPLTPALRHLHFLWDAFDKLPLSLIVPFAIPLRRLIAHRLFGACGSAFTAEENLRFNFGPLLRVGAGVFVNRNVFLDTKGGITLGDGVALAEDVRVYTHSHGEASHIERLYAPVVVGDYAKVYSGATILPGVTVGAQAIVAAGALVTHDVPENMVVAGRPATVLRERRTEGRHGEELEHIWLF; via the coding sequence ATGACCAGTTGCTTCAAGGCCCGCCTGGAGCGGATCGCCGAACGATTGGACAACATCGAGGACCCGGAAGTCCTTCAGGACGTCCTGGCCACCCTCGACGCCCCGCGCCTGTCCCTGGACTTGTTGTGCCATTTGCGCCTGTACGCCGAAACCCTGCCCCGGGCCGAGGACTGTCCGCTCACCCCGGCCCTGCGCCACCTGCATTTCCTGTGGGACGCCTTCGACAAGCTGCCGCTTTCCCTCATCGTCCCCTTCGCCATCCCCCTGCGCCGGCTGATCGCCCACCGGCTGTTCGGGGCCTGCGGCAGCGCCTTCACCGCCGAGGAGAACCTGCGATTTAATTTCGGGCCGCTGCTGCGGGTGGGGGCCGGGGTGTTCGTCAACCGCAACGTGTTCCTGGACACCAAGGGCGGCATCACCCTCGGCGACGGCGTGGCCCTGGCCGAGGACGTGCGCGTCTACACCCACAGCCACGGCGAGGCCTCGCACATCGAGCGCCTCTACGCCCCGGTGGTCGTCGGCGACTATGCCAAGGTCTATTCCGGCGCGACCATCCTGCCGGGCGTGACCGTGGGCGCGCAGGCCATCGTGGCCGCCGGGGCGCTCGTCACCCACGACGTGCCGGAAAACATGGTCGTGGCCGGCCGGCCGGCCACGGTCCTGCGCGAACGCCGCACCGAGGGCCGCCACGGCGAGGAACTGGAACACATCTGGCTGTTCTAG
- a CDS encoding radical SAM protein, which translates to MRKRPLTPETYYRLPWNLADNAITWLEPTTKCNLYCEGCYRENDPDGHRPLSDVIRELETVKKLRRTDNISIAGGEPLIYPDIVPLVRYVASKGWKPVINSNGQALTPELVRELAAAGVVGFTMHVDSHQKRPGWKGASEKDLCELRLKLAEMIHEHGQGRIACSFNATIYRDTLPDIPMLTRFAHEHIDIIQTMVYILFRSARKKNNFDVFVHGKPVDVGDLVYQLDHQEDHQDLVSQEIADAIRLAYPDHEPCAYLNGTEDPLSMKWLLTLRAGTKDEILGYLDPKFAEWTQIFHHLFFGTYLAYSRPCWMQWLQKLALVAPFNASLRRIFGKLLTRPRLWFKPVNIQSIMVIQPCDLFDDGRQNMCDGCPDAILHDGKMVWSCRVDELEKFGAFIQCAPRGGCCGGKAAPAPQAAPQPEPAPEPVKEPEPAPAPQPEPVTEPEPTPEPVAQPEPEPQPEPQPEPQPEPQPAPAAEAVPAPRQETAPVAKEIHQPAVKVDIPPAVVEPEPAPQPAPAPEPAPIPTAKAAKAKAAPPKKSGKAAKKKAKAK; encoded by the coding sequence ATGAGAAAACGACCGCTGACCCCGGAAACGTATTACCGTCTGCCCTGGAACCTGGCCGACAACGCCATCACCTGGCTCGAGCCCACCACCAAGTGCAACCTCTATTGCGAGGGCTGCTACCGGGAAAACGATCCCGACGGGCATCGGCCGCTCAGTGACGTCATCCGGGAACTGGAGACGGTCAAGAAGCTGCGCCGCACGGACAACATCTCCATCGCCGGCGGCGAGCCGCTGATCTACCCCGACATCGTGCCGCTGGTGCGCTACGTCGCCTCCAAGGGCTGGAAGCCGGTCATCAATTCCAACGGCCAGGCGCTGACCCCCGAGCTCGTGCGCGAACTGGCCGCGGCCGGCGTGGTCGGCTTCACCATGCACGTGGACTCCCACCAGAAGCGCCCCGGCTGGAAGGGCGCCTCCGAAAAGGACCTGTGCGAACTGCGCCTGAAGCTCGCGGAGATGATCCACGAGCACGGCCAGGGCCGGATCGCCTGCTCGTTTAACGCCACCATCTACCGCGACACCCTCCCCGATATCCCCATGCTCACGCGCTTTGCCCACGAGCATATCGATATCATCCAGACCATGGTCTACATCCTGTTCCGCTCGGCCAGGAAGAAGAACAATTTCGACGTCTTCGTCCATGGCAAGCCCGTGGACGTCGGCGACCTCGTCTACCAGCTCGACCACCAGGAAGACCACCAGGACCTGGTCTCCCAGGAGATCGCCGACGCCATCCGCCTGGCCTACCCGGACCACGAGCCCTGCGCTTATTTAAACGGCACCGAGGACCCCCTGTCCATGAAGTGGCTGCTGACGCTTCGGGCCGGCACCAAAGACGAGATCCTCGGCTACCTCGACCCGAAATTCGCCGAGTGGACGCAGATCTTCCACCACCTCTTCTTCGGCACCTACCTGGCCTACTCGCGGCCGTGCTGGATGCAGTGGCTGCAGAAGCTGGCCCTGGTGGCGCCGTTTAACGCCAGCCTGCGCAGGATCTTCGGCAAGCTGCTCACCCGGCCCAGGCTGTGGTTCAAGCCCGTCAACATCCAGTCCATCATGGTCATCCAGCCCTGCGACCTCTTCGACGACGGCCGCCAGAACATGTGCGACGGCTGTCCCGACGCCATCCTGCACGACGGCAAGATGGTCTGGAGCTGCCGGGTGGACGAGTTGGAGAAGTTCGGCGCGTTCATCCAGTGCGCCCCGCGCGGCGGCTGCTGCGGCGGCAAGGCCGCCCCGGCGCCCCAGGCCGCGCCGCAGCCGGAACCGGCCCCCGAGCCCGTGAAGGAGCCCGAACCGGCGCCCGCGCCGCAACCGGAACCCGTCACGGAGCCCGAACCGACGCCGGAACCGGTCGCCCAGCCCGAACCCGAGCCGCAGCCCGAGCCGCAGCCCGAGCCCCAGCCCGAGCCCCAGCCGGCTCCGGCGGCCGAGGCCGTGCCGGCCCCGCGCCAGGAAACCGCGCCGGTGGCCAAGGAAATCCATCAGCCGGCCGTGAAGGTCGACATTCCGCCGGCGGTCGTCGAACCCGAACCGGCCCCGCAGCCCGCCCCGGCCCCCGAACCGGCTCCCATCCCGACGGCCAAGGCCGCCAAGGCCAAGGCCGCGCCGCCGAAAAAATCCGGCAAGGCCGCCAAAAAGAAAGCCAAGGCGAAATAG
- a CDS encoding BMP family ABC transporter substrate-binding protein yields MRPARFLPAILALCLALAASAQAAETPLTFGLLLVGPYNDKGYSQAQYEGGKYVEAHLPGAKMLYLDKVNPADRPGVTIPQVVDDLVAKGATLIFAGSDDMKDGIREAAEQHPELTFVHISGDDVLTGKAPKNLGNVFSKMEYAKMMAGFSAAMTTKTGKIGFLGPLINDETRRLADAAYLGARYAWEKVRGLKPEALSFKVTWIGFWFNIPGVTSDPNQVAGSFFDQGYDVIISGIDTPEALTVAASRRKAGADVYALPYDFKEACGGAPEACLGVPYFNWGPPLLAIAKAVAEGTYKPAFEWLSPDFAALNDPDKSPVGFLPGQALSAENKQALDRFVADLGAGKVDLFAGPLAYQDGTVFVPAGRSATDKELWFCPQLLKGMEGASASK; encoded by the coding sequence ATGCGCCCCGCCCGCTTCCTTCCGGCCATCCTGGCCCTGTGCCTGGCCCTCGCCGCTTCCGCCCAGGCCGCCGAAACACCCCTGACCTTCGGGTTGCTGCTGGTCGGCCCCTACAACGACAAAGGCTACAGCCAGGCCCAGTACGAGGGCGGCAAATACGTCGAGGCCCACCTGCCCGGGGCCAAGATGCTCTACCTCGACAAGGTCAACCCGGCCGACCGGCCCGGCGTGACCATCCCCCAGGTGGTGGACGACCTGGTGGCCAAGGGCGCGACGCTTATTTTCGCCGGCTCCGACGACATGAAGGACGGCATCCGCGAAGCCGCCGAACAGCACCCGGAACTGACCTTCGTCCACATTTCCGGCGACGACGTGCTCACGGGCAAGGCCCCGAAAAACCTGGGCAACGTCTTCTCCAAGATGGAATACGCCAAGATGATGGCCGGCTTTTCCGCGGCCATGACCACCAAGACCGGCAAGATCGGCTTCCTGGGGCCGCTGATCAACGACGAGACCCGCCGCCTGGCCGACGCCGCCTACCTCGGCGCGCGCTACGCCTGGGAGAAGGTGCGCGGCCTTAAACCCGAGGCCCTGTCGTTCAAGGTCACCTGGATCGGCTTCTGGTTCAACATCCCGGGCGTGACCTCCGACCCCAACCAGGTGGCCGGCTCGTTTTTCGACCAGGGCTACGACGTGATCATTTCCGGCATCGACACCCCCGAAGCCCTGACCGTGGCCGCCAGCCGCCGCAAGGCCGGCGCCGACGTGTATGCCCTGCCCTACGACTTCAAGGAGGCCTGCGGCGGCGCCCCCGAGGCCTGCCTCGGCGTGCCCTACTTCAACTGGGGCCCGCCGCTGCTCGCCATCGCCAAGGCCGTGGCCGAAGGCACCTACAAGCCGGCCTTCGAGTGGCTGTCCCCGGATTTCGCCGCCCTAAACGACCCGGACAAGAGCCCGGTCGGCTTCCTGCCCGGCCAGGCCCTTTCCGCCGAGAACAAGCAGGCCCTGGACCGGTTCGTGGCCGACCTGGGCGCGGGTAAGGTGGACCTCTTCGCCGGCCCCTTGGCCTACCAGGACGGCACGGTTTTCGTGCCGGCCGGCCGCTCGGCCACGGACAAGGAACTGTGGTTTTGCCCGCAGTTGCTCAAGGGCATGGAAGGCGCCAGCGCCTCCAAGTAA